In Drosophila teissieri strain GT53w chromosome 2R, Prin_Dtei_1.1, whole genome shotgun sequence, the following proteins share a genomic window:
- the LOC122613381 gene encoding uncharacterized protein LOC122613381, protein MNLEGISMVIKLFEDNVHNLQGNLRSYLTQVKLIQTELTKRWTHADRMDRSLIPLHDHLVGSLSEVNAHVMKLNLQLQLNRQSAQLTEDETSVRSIDNQDSSIHSGLQANEGIAKKDCQSLEPASVESCTEESSLEMPVDLSVRVVVQEASSTKQLDEISVVNETLSEKCQPPFAISNEKSNYRESHAYSQNSAQSIERDLSQLRIEEIPLASKTVPETSKTNNPGPPCNQSLPVVKQETQTISTGVSNKISKNSSNLPTSWLLDNVTLEPTSTTEKIPQLPKTTRNRSLLPPKGGTETTSFGIYNQILKNMTAFPANTVVSAVLVHVNLEDNCVYVAKWGTSSMRIQQLLQRQLSLQELEQLPDYGDIFAVHDGTDNIISRITINSSSVGGGYDAYLIDYGEHTHLDGNETIYKLPDDIERLPAEAIRCDLINCDIGNMSRFLYQFIKIRVHQNNGTILVVEPVNDSISRPTDTPSSKLPAGITEEDMAMLNEIGESTSDPLKAVLGFHPKDEQRICRHYDPKLNGCFKGNNCRLAHEPFAPDGATKDVEVAGALPETTFDTPVPHKVGSTANILITFINGPTEVYAQFLDGSPPLVWDKKDVPEGKRIFKSKPRLLDIVLALYSDGCFYRAQIIDEFETEYKIFYVDYGNTEFVPLTCLAPCEYVDSLKPHRSVSCHMEGVVRSTFLSQQKTIECIEYLKSKLLNTEMNVLLVGRLPDGFLIRFLGEWANVPQQLLKRDYAQLSTATRRVSIDNVKDSLT, encoded by the exons ATGAATCTGGAGGGCATTTCGATGGTAATTAAGCTGTTCGAAGACAACGTGCACAACCTTCAAGGGAATCTGCGCTCCTACCTAACCCAAGTGAAGCTAATTCAAACGGAGCTCACGAAAAGATGGACGCATGCAGATCGGATGGACAGGAGTCTCATCCCACTGCACGATCACTTGGTGGGCAGTCTCAGCGAAGTTAATGCTCATGTAATGAAGCTGAATCTGCAACTACAACTCAACCGACAGTCTGCACAGCTGACAGAAGATGAAACCTCCGTAAGATCCATCGATAATCAGGATTCGTCGATTCACTCTGGTTTGCAAGCGAACGAAGGGATTGCTAAAAAGGATTGCCAGTCCTTGGAGCCGGCCTCCGTGGAATCCTGCACTGAAGAGTCTTCGCTGGAGATGCCCGTTGATCTGTCTGTACGCGTGGTTGTGCAGGAAGCCTCTTCGACAAAACAGCTCGACGAGATTTCGGTGGTCAATGAAACCCTCTCAGAAAAGTGTCAACCACCTTTTGCAATATCCAACGAAAAATCCAATTACAGGGAATCACATGCTTATTCTCAAAATTCTGCCCAGTCTATCGAAAGGGATCTCTCCCAACTACGAATAGAAGAGATCCCATTGGCCTCAAAGACTGTCCCGGAAACTTCAAAGACTAACAATCCAGGGCCCCCTTGCAACCAGTCCCTTCCGGTTGTGAAACAAGAAACTCAAACAATAAGCACAGGTGTCTCAAACAAAATCTCCAAGAACTCCTCTAACTTACCCACCAGCTGGCTGCTTGATAATGTTACTCTGGAACCTACTTCAACTACCGAAAAAATTCCCCAGCTACCAAAGACCACAAGGAACCGATCCCTACTGCCACCCAAAGGTGGCACTGAAACAACCAGCTTTGGTATCTACAATCAAATCTTGAAAAACATGACTGCATTTCCAGCGAATACTGTAGTTTCTGCCGTCTTGGTACACGTGAACTTGGAGGATAATTGCGTCTATGTGGCAAAATGGGGTACCAGTTCTATGAGGATTCAGCAGTTGCTTCAGAGACAACTGTCACTGCAGGAGTTGGAACAGCTGCCCGACTACGGAGACATTTTTGCAGTTCACGACGGCACCGACAACATTATTAGTCGCATCACCATCAACTCCAGTTCTGTGGGCGGAGGATATGATGCGTACCTTATTGACTATGGCGAGCACACTCACCTGGACGGCAACGAAACAATATACAAACTGCCGGACGACATCGAACGGTTGCCGGCGGAGGCCATTAGATGCGATTTAATCAACTGTGATATCGGCAATATGAGTCGCTTTCTCTACCAGTTTATTAAGATTCGGGTGCATCAAAACAATGGCACTATACTAGTGGTGGAACCGGTCAATGACAGCATAAGCAGACCTACAGATACACCCAGCAGTAAATTACCTGCTGGAATAACCGAGGAGGACATGGCCATGCTCAACGAAATCGGTGAGAGCACCAGTGATCCTCTGAAGGCAGTTCTGGGCTTTCATCCCAAGGACGAGCAACGCATTTGCCGGCACTACGATCCCAAGCTGAATGGCTGCTTTAAGG GTAACAATTGTCGTCTGGCTCACGAGCCCTTTGCTCCAGATGGCGCAACCAAGGATGTGGAGGTAGCTGGAGCTCTTCCAGAAACTACTTTTGATACACCAGTGCCTCATAAAGTGGGCAGCACTGCCAACATCCTGATCACCTTCATTAATGGCCCCACCGAGGTCTATGCCCAGTTTTTGGACGGATCTCCGCCGTTGGTGTGGGACAAGAAGGATGTGCCAGAAGGCAAACGGATCTTCAAGTCCAAGCCGCGTCTTCTGGACATTGTACTTGCTCTCTACAGTGATGGTTGCTTCTATCGCGCCCAGATAATCGATGAATTCGAAACTGAGTACAAGATATTCTACGTGGATTACGGCAACACAGAGTTCGTGCCCCTGACATGCTTGGCTCCATGTGAATATGTGGACAGCTTGAAGCCGCACCGCAGCGTTAGTTGTCACATGGAGGGAGTTGTAAGGTCAACATTTCTGTCACAGCAAAAGACAATCGAATGCATCGAATACCTTAAGAGTAAGCTACTAAACACGGAGATGAATGTATTGCTGGTAGGGCGCCTACCGGATGGTTTCCTGATTCGGTTCCTGGGCGAGTGGGCGAATGTGCCGCAACAGCTGCTCAAACGTGACTACGCTCAGCTCAGCACTGCAACTCGGCGTGTCTCCATCGATAATGTTAAAGATTCATTAACATAA
- the LOC122614227 gene encoding uncharacterized protein LOC122614227, whose translation MSQTNPKPSDMQSLRCLHCMKVIRCSRYDTSELVRHIEQDHPEIYAVTTDKIKNLHKLAADHGISEERLSKISKMTGLSESQMAEEAEKYMAKKKKSGRSGGSAAGDPAAGSEASSKTEKPSTPCPYPRPAEKSTAHRRSCYRASIERWAPAEGRIFCPCCATSRRPMIKAATEISNSGCCASWAVACWPLCFLPCLMSSDNKEYLYCSNCRAFLGIYDRENSCVQPSREFVSCSKSVTPPPKCPLQPPNENL comes from the exons ATGTCACAGACAAACCCGAAACCCAGTGATATGCAATCACTGCGCTGTTTGCACTGCATGAAGGTGATCCGATGCTCCCGCTACGATACCAGTGAGCTGGTGCGCCACATCGAGCAGGATCATCCGGAGATATACGCAGTGACCACGgataaaatcaagaatctgCACAAGCTGGCCGCGGATCACGGCATCAGTGAGGAGCGTCTCTCGAAGATTAGCAAGATGACGGGTCTGTCCGAGTCCCAAATGGCTGAAGAGGCAGAGAAAT atatggccaaaaagaagaagtcTGGTCGTAGTGGTGGATCTGCCGCCGGCGACCCTGCCGCCGGCAGTGAAGCCTCCTCCAAGACGGAGAAGCCCAGCACCCCGTGTCCATATCCACGCCCAGCGGAGAAGTCGACGGCACATCGGAGGAGCTGCTATCGCGCCTCCATCGAGCGCTGGGCTCCGGCGGAGGGACGCATCTTCTGTCCGTGCTGTGCGACCAGCAGGCGTCCGATGATCAAGGCTGCCACAGAGATCTCGAACAGTGGCTGCTGTGCCTCCTGGGCGGTCGCCTGCTGGCCCTTGTGCTTCCTGCCCTGCCTGATGTCCTCGGACAACAAGGAATACCTGTACTGCTCCAACTGCCGCGCCTTCCTCGGCATCTACGATCGCGAGAACAGCTGTGTGCAGCCCAGCAGGGAGTTTGTGTCCTGCAGCAAGTCGGTCACGCCGCCGCCCAAATGTCCGCTCCAGCCACCAAATGAAAACCTTTGA
- the LOC122613466 gene encoding cyclic nucleotide-gated cation channel subunit A, giving the protein MWTYMMAAARGDRVNTMMSNRRRPETESPKYGYNLTNRPMYRTTRLVGPASSAPAQLQLPGGSHQATMGVAPPPLEEISGGLFAPFAPTATITVEQAATSIPMAVDGEVHHLHYPRRSWQRKYRQGIHRQPGGGAVEDEDVEDNDDDDDDDDEDDEDEFGAAVCEDNPEEAIARADHGQQKQQKQHYQPNASDSSCVENGRKLIQEPSKRSKPSALRRTLQALRQRLTKRNRPKPPDWFLEKFSNTTNTDKIGKGCPAMEDAALSSEIRGSSVLCNRLSVDPTLQSHYRWLAIVSLAVLYNIIFVVGRAVFWEINKSAPAVWYTLDYLCDFIYLLDTLVHMHEGFLDQGLLVRDAFRLRRHYFHTKGWYLDVLSMLPTDLAYIWWPPETCSSLYLPCPVIVRLNRLLRINRLWEWFDRTETATGYPNAFRICKVVLAILVLIHWNACMYFAISYEIGFSSDSWVYNLNGTRNNTLQRQYIYSFYWSTLTLTTIGETPTPENDVEYLFVVADFLAGVLIFATIVGNIGSMISNMNVARVEFQNRMDGVKQYMAFRRVGHELEARVIRWFAYTWSQSGALDEERVLAALPDKLKAEIAIQVHMDTLKQVRIFHDTEPGLLEALVLKLKLQVFSPGDYICRKGDVGKEMYIVKRGKLSVVGDDGITVLATLGAGSVFGEVSVLEIAGNRTGNRRTANVRSLGYSDLFCLAKRDLWETLSDYPEARSTLTQRGCQLLRKDGLLDEQIFADSQRVHDSIEGGIEKLELSVENLNMRLARLLAEYTASQAKIKQRLAKLEMNGGPGTWRLECEPQTRARSGRLYSLQPKRRPRSRPDATAKSSDAAKQNTL; this is encoded by the exons ATGTGGACGTACATGATGGCTGCCGCCCGCGGAGATCGGGTCAACACGATGATGTCCAACCGGCGACGCCCCGAAACCGAGTCCCCAAAATATGGCTACAA CCTCACCAACCGTCCCATGTACCGCACCACCCGATTGGTGGGCCCCGCCTCCTCGGCGCCCGCCCAACTGCAGCTGCCCGGCGGCTCCCATCAGGCGACGATGGGCGTggcgccgccgccgctggagGAGATTAGTGGCGGTCTGTTCGCACCCTTCGCGCCCACGGCGACCATAACGGTGGAGCAGGCGGCCACCTCGATTCCGATGGCAGTGGATGGCGAGGTGCACCACCTGCACTATCCGCGTCGCAGTTGGCAACGGAAATATCGCCAGGGGATTCATCGCCAGCCAGGCGGGGGAGCCGTGGAGGATGAGGACGTGGaggacaacgacgacgacgacgatgatgacgatgaggatgaCGAGGATGAGTTCGGTGCTGCCGTTTGCGAGGATAACCCGGAGGAGGCCATTGCACGCGCTGACCACgggcagcagaaacagcagaagcagcacTACCAGCCAAATGCCAGCGATTCCAGTTGTGTGGAAAATGGCAGGAAGCTGATACAG GAGCCAAGTAAGCGGAGCAAACCCTCCGCTTTAAGACGCACTCTGCAGGCACTGCGCCAGCGTCTGACTAAAAGGAATCGCCCCAAACCGCCGGACTGGTTCCTCGAGAAGTTCTCCAACACCACCAACACGGACAAGATTGGCAAGGGCTGTCCGGCGATGGAGGATGCGGCGCTCTCCAGCGAAATTCGGGGCTCCAGTGTCCTGTGCAACCGACTGTCCGTCGACCCCACCCTGCAGTCCCATTACAGA TGGCTGGCCATCGTTTCACTGGCAGTGCTTTACAACATCATCTTCGTGGTGGGACGTGCGGTCTTCTGGGAGATCAATAAGAGTGCTCCTGCTGTGTGGTACACACTGGACTACCTGTGCGACTTCATCTATCTGCTGGACACGCTCGTCCACATGCACGAGG GATTTCTGGACCAGGGTCTCCTCGTGCGAGACGCCTTTCGGCTGCGCCGGCACTACTTCCACACCAAGGGCTGGTACCTGGACGTGCTCTCCATGCTGCCCACCGACTTGGCCTACATCTGGTGGCCGCCGGAGACCTGCTCCAGCCTGTACCTTCCGTGTCCCGTCATTGTGCGTCTGAATCGGCTGCTCAGGATCAATCGGCTGTGGGAGTGGTTCGATCGAACGGAGACGGCCACGGGCTATCCGAATGCCTTCCGCATCTGCAAGGTGGTGCTGGCCATCCTGGTGCTGATCCACTGGAATGCCTGCATGTACTTTGCCATCAGCTACGAAATCGGATTCAGCTCCGACTCGTGGGTGTACAATCTGAATGGAACGAGGAACAACACGCTGCAGCGGCAGTACATCTATAGTTTCTACTGGTCCACACTAACGCTGACCACCATTGGAGAGACGCCCACGCCGGAGAACGATGTGGAGTATCTGTTCGTGGTGGCCGATTTCCTGGCCGGCGTCCTAATCTTCGCCACCATTGTGG GTAACATTGGCTCCATGATCTCCAACATGAATGTGGCCCGCGTGGAGTTCCAGAATCGCATGGACGGGGTCAAGCAGTACATGGCCTTCCGGCGAGTGGGTCACGAGCTGGAGGCCCGGGTGATCCGGTGGTTCGCCTACACGTGGTCGCAAAGTGGAGCACTGGACGAGGAGCGGGTGCTGGCTGCCTTGCCGGACAAGCTGAAGGCGGAGATAGCCATCCAGGTGCACATGGACACGCTGAAGCAGGTGCGCATCTTCCACGACACGGAACCGGGTCTCCTGGAGGCGCTGGTGCTCAAGCTCAAGCTGCAGGTCTTCAGTCCCGGCGACTACATCTGTCGCAAGGGTGACGTGGGCAAGGAGATGTACATCGTGAAGCGGGGCAAGCTGTCCGTCGTCGGGGATGATGGCATCACCGTGCTGGCCACCCTGGGTGCCGGATCCGTGTTCGGCGAGGTGTCCGTGCTCGAGATTGCGGGCAATCGGACGGGCAATCGGCGCACGGCCAACGTGAGATCCCTGGGCTACTCGGATCTCTTCTGTCTGGCGAAACGGGATCTGTGGGAGACCCTGTCCGACTATCCGGAGGCCAGATCCACGCTCACGCAGCGAGGATGCCAGCTGCTGCGCAAGGATGGCTTGCTGGACGAGCAAATATTCGCCG ATTCCCAAAGGGTACACGACAGCATCGAGGGCGGCATCGAGAAGCTGGAGCTCTCGGTGGAGAACCTCAACATGCGGCTGGCCCGCCTCCTGGCGGAGTACACGGCCAGCCAGGCCAAGATCAAGCAGCGCCTGGCCAAGCTGGAGATGAA TGGCGGCCCTGGCACGTGGCGACTGGAGTGTGAGCCCCAAACTCGGGCTCGCAGCGGACGCCTCTATTCGCTGCAGCCCAAGCGGCGCCCACGTTCGCGACCCGACGCGACTGCCAAGAGCAGCGATGCTGCCAAGCAGAACACGCTCTAA
- the LOC122612444 gene encoding coiled-coil domain-containing protein 93, whose product MANRDVFSKILPNVKLGTRYDEDGREVQVERREDSDATAKEQDTFDILVAAGYYRARIKGLSAFDKVVGGMTWCIECCDYDVDVDLLFHESLSIGQKIALVEKIVSVLIDMKCPHSLEPHQVQGLEFLAIHPVIQWLVKTSVENRAERGQRLKRFAIGQFHNHYQYKSDKDNLTKIRLASTNIRAIQDLYGPRRLYERQEAPGDDDVSRVRLTLLEYGDAGPTFKTSAERKAEQGPGERDELDLEEYLRSLSLIKDDPTGTQKRIDLDPTARQELQKHYAEFKLEMETDAQELKSQNQQKRLEAAKIALEHKVRRYCKENEQLQDAEKEQNKKTMEVEDQLNTLNTELKAHKDTQDKADPKLLEKIQSLLQQHEELKKSEAEFKESCRTDLANLQLQIDDLEAFSAQDAETQAAALAGEEQRLKELRLQLAKRNRGIVAIERKLDAIPDRTELAQYQRRFHELHNEMSGKHLETKQYYTLYNTLNDKKRYMEKELALLNSICEAYNEGMMSPHGREDFIRQFESIVDGVKSAQDKVRHKYNEERMRRDELNEELQSLLELQRQYALAVKQLTRECQRCEQLQLQLRSIRGRTQS is encoded by the exons ATGGCTAACCGCGATGTATTCTCAAAGATCCTGCCAAATGTCAAGTTGGGCACCCGCTACGATGAGGATGGGCGTGAAGTTCAG GTGGAGCGTCGCGAGGACTCAGATGCCAcggccaaggagcaggacaCCTTCGACATACTGGTTGCAGCCGGATATTATCGTGCCCGCATCAAGGGCTTATCCGCCTTCGACAAAGTGGTGGGTGGTATGACTTGGTGCATCGAGTGCTGCGACTACGATGTGGACGTGGACCTCCTATTCCATGAAAGCCTCTCCATAGGCCAGAAGAT TGCCTTGGTGGAGAAGATCGTGTCCGTTCTGATTGACATGAAGTGCCCACACAGTCTGGAACCCCATCAAGTGCAGGGTCTGGAATTCCTGGCCATACATCCCGTCATCCAGTGGCTGGTTAAGACCTCTGTGGAAAACCGAGCGGAGCGTGGGCAGCGCTTGAAGAGATTTGCCATCGGCCAGTTCCACAATCACTATCAGTACAAAAGCGACAAGGACAATCTCACTAAAATACGTCTAGCCTCCACAAACATTAGGGCTATACAGGATCTGTACGGACCCAGGAGGCTGTACGAACGCCAAGAAGCTCctggtgatgatgatgtgtCCAGAGTGCGTCTTACTCTTTTGGAATATGGAGATGCAGGGCCAACGTTTAAGACCAGCGCTGAAAGAAAGGCGGAACAGGGTCCTGGAGAAAGAGATGAG CTCGATCTGGAGGAGTATCTTCGCAGCTTATCCCTCATTAAAGATGACCCAACAGGCACTCAAAAACGCATTGATCTCGATCCTACGGCACGACAAGAGCTTCAAAAGCACTATGCTGAGTTCAAGCTGGAAATGGAGACCGATGCTCAAGAGCTGAAAtcacaaaaccaacaaaaacgTCTCGAAGCGGCCAAAATTGCTCTGGAACATAAGGTTAGACGTTACTGCAAGGAAAACGAACAGCTACAAGATGCTGaaaaagagcaaaacaaaaagaccATGGAAGTGGAGGACCAATTAAATACCTTAAATACTGAGCTGAAAGCACACAAAGATACACAGGATAAAGCAGATCCAAA gCTCCTTGAAAAAATACAGAGCCTGTTGCAGCAGCATGAGGAGCTGAAGAAAAGCGAGGCGGAATTCAAGGAATCCTGTCGCACTGATTTGGCCAACCTACAGCTGCAAATCGA TGACCTGGAAGCATTTAGTGCTCAAGACGCGGAAACCCAAGCTGCAGCATTGGCTGGTGAGGAGCAACGTCTGAAGGAACTGCGCctgcagttggccaaaagaaatCGCGGAATCGTGGCCATTGAACGGAAACTTGATGCCATTCCCGATCGCACAGAGCTGGCCCAATACCAGCGACGCTTCCATGAACTGCACAACGAAATGAGCGGCAAGCACCTGGAAACCAAGCAATATTACACCCTGTACAACACACTCAACGACAAAAAGCGCTACATGGAAAAGGAACTGGCCCTCCTGAACTCCATCTGCGAAGCGTACAACGAGGGCATGATGAGTCCGCACGGCCGCGAGGACTTTATCCGCCAGTTCGAGTCCATCGTGGACGGGGTAAAGAGTGCCCAGGACAAGGTGCGTCACAAGTACAACGAGGAGCGGATGCGGCGCgacgagctcaacgaggagCTGCAGTCGCTGCTGGAACTGCAACGCCAATATGCTCTGGCTGTCAAGCAGCTAACTCGCGAGTGCCAGCGCTGcgagcagctgcaactgcagctcaGGTCAATTAGGGGCAGGACCCAGTCCTAG